One part of the Prionailurus bengalensis isolate Pbe53 chromosome B2, Fcat_Pben_1.1_paternal_pri, whole genome shotgun sequence genome encodes these proteins:
- the LOC122490088 gene encoding retinoic acid early transcript 1E-like isoform X2 codes for MSLAYHAAHLLLSMLPPVQTWKTLDHTHSLCLDLTVKSQSGPGHPWYEVQASVDEKPVFQYDSDSSKMKPLGLLGAKVNATKAWTELTQMLGEVGRALRMIVSDIKLENSVTRGPPTLHIQLSCQCEAERGTAASWHFNINGQPALLFDAMNMTWTVTSPGARGIKEEWENKGLADYFRRISMGDCRHWLREFLEHWEKVLEPPVPPKKVPDADRSLPMSSVACIILGVIVISSVITVICCSISRKLAQRSPKKPKEALYQEARLSSPALLSV; via the exons ATGTCGCTGGCATACCACGCTGCACATTTACTTTTGTCAATGCTGCCGCCGGTACAAACCTGGAAGACGCTGGACC atactcactctctctgccttgaCCTCACCGTCAAATCTCAGTCTGGACCCGGACACCCTTGGTATGAAGTGCAGGCCTCAGTGGACGAAAAGCCTGTCTTTCAGTATGACAGTGACAGCAGCAAGATGAAACCTTTGGGTCTCCTGGGGGCGAAAGTAAATGCCACCAAAGCATGGACAGAATTGACCCAGATGCTGGGAGAGGTGGGGCGAGCGCTCAGGATGATCGTGTCTGACATCAAACTGGAGAACAGCGTGACCAGGG GTCCCCCCACCCTGCACATCCAGCTGTCTTGTCAGTGTGAAGCAGAACGAGGCACCGCTGCGTCCTGGCACTTCAACATCAACGGGCAGCCAGCCCTCCTCTTTGACGCAATGAACATGACCTGGACAGTCACGAGTCCTGGAGCCAGAGGCATCAAGGAGGAGTGGGAGAACAAGGGACTGGCAGACTATTTCAGGAGGATCTCAATGGGAGACTGCCGTCACTGGCTTAGGGAATTCTTAGAACACTGGGAGAAAGTGCTGGAGCCCCCAG taccACCCAAAAAGGTCCCAGATGCTGACCGGTCTTTACCCATGTCATCAGTTGCATGCATCATCCTAGGAGTGATTGTCATCAGCTCAGTCATCACTGTCATCTGCTGCAGCATCTCAAGAAAATTGG